The Iamia sp. SCSIO 61187 genomic sequence CTCGATGGCGGCCCGGACGGCGCAGCCGGGCTCGCCCTGGTGGGCGCAGTCCGAGAAGCGGCAGTCGGCGGCGAGGGCCTCGACGTCGTCGAAGGTGGCGTCGACGGACTCGGTGTCGGTCCACAGCCCGACCGACCGGATGCCCGGCGTGTCGACGAGGATCCCGCCACCGGCGAGCGTGTGGATCTCGCGGTGGCTGGTGGTGTGACGGCCCTTGCTGTCGCCCTCCCGGACCTCGCCGACGAGGGCCACCTCCTCCTCGCGCAGGGCGTTGGTCAGCCGGGACTTGCCCGCCCCGGACTCGCCGATGAGCACGACGGTGTGGCCCGCCGTCCGCCGCCGGACCTCGTCGATGCCGGCTCCGCTGCGCGACGAGGTGAGCAGCACGTCGACGCCGGGGTTGGTCTCCTCCAGGAGCGTGACCACCGCCTGCGGGTCGTCGACGGCGTCGGCCTTGGTGAGGACGATGATCGGCTGGGCGCCGGCGTCGACGGCGAGGGCGGTCGCCCGCTGGACGCGGCCCGGACGGATGGGGCGGTCGAGGCCGCACACGATGAAGACGATGTCGACGTTGGCCACGATGGCCTGCTCGGTGTCGCGGGTCGTGTCCCGCCGACGCAGGAGCGACAGCCGCTCGAGCGTGGCCCGGACGGCGCCGTCGGCGACGAGGACCCAGTCACCCACCACGGGGGCGGGGTCGATGGAGGCGAGGACGGGCACGGCGACCAGCTCGTCGGCGGTGGCCACGGTGACGAGGGCGCCGTCGTGGCGGATCACCCGACCCGGTGTCGACGGCGCCCGCAGGTCCTCGGCGGCGGTGGCGGCCAGGGCGGCCCAGCGGTCGGACCAGCCGAGGGCGGGGAGGATGTCGTCGGCCACGATCCCCCATCCTCCCATCCCCGGCGCGGCGCGGCGCGCCCCGGAGGGGTCGGCGCGCTCTCCGACACGGAGTGGGTCAGACCCACCCCGTGCCCGCCGGTGCCGCTGGAGCCGTGCTCTACGCGACGACCTTGCTCAGGGTCTGGCCGAGGAGCTCGACCCGGCCCTCGATGAACCCGTTGGCCGGGGCGGCGACGGTGAACCCGTCGATCCCGCGGTTCATGAGGTCCGAGAAGTGCTCGCCGATCTCGTCGGGGCTGCCGTGGGGGACCATGCCCCGCACGTTCTCCCGCTCCTCGTCGGACATCGACGTGACGTCGAGGCCCCGGGAGCCGAGGAAGGAGTCGAGGTCGGCGACGGCCTGGTCGTGGGTCTCGGCGATGCAGGCCATGCCCTGGTAGCTGACCGTGATCTCCGACCGGTCGCGGCCCAGCGTCTCGCAGTGACCGGCGAGGGCCTCGAGCTTGCGGGGGATCTCGTCGGGCCCGCAGATGAGGTTGGACTCGTCGGCGTACTGGGCCACGAGGCGCAGCGTCTTCTTCTCGCCCCCGCCGCCGATCATGATCGGGATCTTCCCGAGCGGTGCCGGCGAGTTGATGGCCTCGCTGACCTTGTACCACTTGCCGTCGAGGCTCGGCTTCTCGCCCTTCAGCATCCCGGTGATGATCTGGAGCGACTCCTCCAGCTTCTCGAACCGCTCGGTGAAGGTGAGGAACTCGAACCCGAGGGCGTCGTGCTCGAGCTCGAACCAGCCGGCGCCGATGCCGAGCTGGGCCCGGCCGCCGGAGACGACGTCGAGCGTGGTCACCGTCTTGGCCAGGAGCGCCGGGGCCCGGTACGTGTTCCCGGTGACGAGGGCCGACAGGCGCACCGTCGAGGTGTGCTGGGCCAGCGCGGAGAGCACCGAGTAGGCCTCGAGCATCTCCAGCTCCGGCGGGCCCAGCATGGGCAGCTGGTAGAAGTGGTCCATCACCAGCACGGTGTCGAAGCCCGAGGTGTCGGCCTCGCGGGCCTGACGGGCCACCACGTCGAACAGGTCGCCCGGGGCCGTGTCGGGATAGGTGAAGTTGGGGATCTGGTATCCGAGTCGCGTCACCGGGTGGACGGTAACGAGGATGTGCCGCGCTTCACACCGTGGAGCCCGCTCCAAGAGCGCGCTCGAAGACCGATGTCACATCAGCGGCGGGGACCCATCCAGGTGACGAGGTCGTCGGCGACGGCGGGGTGGTGGACGAGGCGGAGGTGGCCGACGCGGGAGTGGTGGCGCACGACGACGTTGGGGGCGTCGCGGGCGGCGCGGGCGGGGGCGGTGGCGCTGCGGGGGTGGACCAGGCCGTCGCCGACGAGCCAGGCGACGGGGTGTCGCCGCCCGGCGCCGAGCGAGGAGGCGACGAAGGCGTGGCGGGCGCGGGGCATGAGGGCGGCGAGGGTCACGATCTCGGCCTCGACGTCGGCCTCCTCGTCGGCGTCGTCACCGCCGCCCTCCCCGAGGGCGGCCGGCCGCCTGCCGCGGGTGAGGTCACGGATGCCGGCGCTGCGGAGGTCGAGGAACGACGCCAGGCCGCGGGTCTCGGGGAGGCGGCCGAAGGTGGAGGCGCCCCGGTGCGCCAGGCGCGCCAGCCACGATCCGGCGTGGGGCGTCCCCAGCGTCACGACGTGGCTCACGTGGTCGACCCACCCCGCCCCGGTGGCGAGGCCGCGGTGGCAGGCGGCCCCGGCGACGAGCCCGCCCATGGAGTGGCCGACGAGGGCGACCTCGGCCACCGGTCCCGGCCAGGCGGCGACGAGCCCCTCGATCAGCTCGGCCAGCTCCTCGGCGCTGGTGGTGACGGGGAGGCCGGTGTTGTAGCCGACCTCGAGCGGCGTCCACCCGACCTCGGCGAGGCGCTCGCCGTAGGTGGGCACGGCCTGCCCCTCGTCGTCGGTCGGCCACCAGCCCCACGACGCGGGGGTCTCGGCCAGGCCGTGCACGAACACCACGATGCGGTCGGTCGGTGCGTCGAGCGCACCGACGAGGGCCGCGGGCTCCGTCGGCAGGGGCTCGCCGTGGTGGCACACGGTCAGGCGCACGACCAGGTCGTCGGTGCGGCCGTCCATCCAGTCCCCGAGGAGCCCGCTGCCGAAGGCGAGGGCCTGGGCGCCCCGCGGGTGGGCGCTGATGGGACGGCGGTCGCGCCCCCCGCCGGCCGCGGCCACAACGGCTCCGGCGGCACCGCCGGCGAGGCGGGCCCCGCCCCGCACGGCGCCGTACGCCGCGCCGGTCGCGGCGTCGTGGACGACCCGCACCGGGGTCCCGACCGGACCGAGCCCGGCGACGACCCGGTGGACGATGCCCTCGTGGGTGTCCTGGATCGGGCCGACCAGGGTGTCGACGAGCGCGCCGACCAACCGGGCGGCGCCGGCGATCTCGTCGACCGCCGTCTCCGGGTCGGCGGGCGCAGCGGGGGCGGGCGCAGGGTCGGCGACGGCGGACGGCACCCCGCGAGCCTGCCACCCCGCCCGCCTCCGGCGCGCCGGACCCGTCCGGCGACGACGGAGCGTCGTGAGATCGGCGGGCACCCACAGATGGTGACCAACTACTCAGAGTCACGCCCTTGCCAAACTCACCACGGAGCGTGGTAGTGTGTGGGTGTCGCCGGGAACCCCAAGGCCTGGCGTCGACGATCGGGGAGACCACGTGACCACCAACCGCCGCACCCGCCGCACCCGGGCCGCTGCCGCCACCGCCACCGTGGTGGTGGCCACCATGCTCGGCGCCCTCGTCGTGGCGACCGGCCCGGCCGGCGGCGTCGCCCCCGTGGCCGCCGCCCACTCGACGCAGGTGAACGCCCTGCCGAACGAGGCCACCCCGCACGCCCTCGACGGCAGCGTGCGCACCGTCGCCGTCGTCGGCGACACCGTGTTCATGGGCGGCGACTTCACCCAGGCCGCCAACCCCGACCGCACCCCGGTCGCCCGCAGCTGGATCCTCGCCTTCGACAAGGCCACCGGCGTCGTCCGCTCCGGCTGGGCCCCGCAGCTCGACGGCACGGTCCACTCGATCGTCCCGGCCGAGGACGGCCAGTCGGTCTACGTGGCCGGCGCCTTCAAGACCGTCAACGGCGCCCGCCAGCCCAAGGTCGCCCGCCTCCGGGTCAGCGACGGCGGGCTGATGGACTTCAAGCCGGCCGTCGACGCCACCGTCTACACGCTCGCCCTGGTCGGGAACCGCCTCTGGATGGGCGGCGTGTTCAAGAACATCCAGGGCCGGTCCCTCCGCGTCGCCGCCGTCGACGCCCAGACGGCCGTCATCGACGACCGCATGAGCATCCCGTTCACCGGCACCCACCACGGCATCGGTGACGGGAAGATCTGGCGCATCGAGCCGTCGCCCGACGGCCGTCACGTCCTCGTCGGGGGCAGCTTCTCCGCCGTGGGCGGCCAGCCCCGAGGCCAGATCGCCAAGATCGACATCGCCGCCGACGGCACGCCGACCCTGTCGCCGTGGTCGACCACCCGCTACGCCCCGACCTGCGCCTCGTCGATCGCCGACTCGCTGCGCGACATCTCCTACAGCCCCGACGGCTCGTACTTCGTCATCGGGACCTCCGGCGGCCTCCCGTCCAACGACAACAGCACCCTGTGCGACACCACCGCCCGGTGGGAGGACACCGACACCCCGAACTCCCAGCCCACGTGGGTGAACCCGACCGGTGGCGACTCCGTCTACTCCGTCGAGGTCAGCGGCGCCGCCGTCTACGTCGGTGGCCACTTCCGCTGGTCGAACAACGTCAACGGCCGTGACCGGCTGATGCCGGGCGGCGTCGGGCGCGAGGGCATCGCCGCCCTCGACCCGGCCAACGGCGTGCCCCTCAGCTGGAACCCGGGCCGCGACCGAGGCCAGGCCGTGTGGCAGATGCTCTCCACGCCCGACGGCCTCTACGTCGCCAGCGACACCGACCGCATCGCCCGCTACCTCTACCGGGGCCGCATCGCCTTCTTCCCGGTGGCCGGCGGCGCCCCCGTGCCCCAGCCCGCCAACATGGTCCTGCCCGGCGCCTTCCACCAGTACGTGCCGAGCGGCCCGGCCCGCGTGATCTCCCGCTCCTACGACGGCACCACCGTCGGCAACCCGGAGACCGTGGCCACGCCGCCGTCGGACTTCTCCAACCTCACCGGTGCCTTCCGCGTCGACGGCACCCTCTACACCGCCCACAGCGACGGGACCCTCCGGGCCCGCAGCTACGACGGCACCACGTTCGGCCCGCCGACCACCATCAACCTCTACGGCCTGTCGGCCTTCGCCAGCGAGCTCTCGAACGTGCGGGGCATCACCTACTCGGCCGGGCGCCTCTACTACGGCCTGTCGGGCAGCACGAGCCTGTTCAGCCGGGGGTTCTCGGTCGAGAGCCGGATCGTCGCCGGTGCCCGGACCACCGTGGCCACCTCGTCGAGCACCACCCTGCACTACGGCAACGTCGGCTCGATGGTCGTGATCGGCGACCAGCTCTACTACTCCGACACCCGCAACACGACCCTCCGTCGGGGCACCTTCTCGCCGACCACCGGCATCGACCCGGCCACGATCACCACGGTCAGCCCGTCGGGCCCCGGCGGCATCGCCTGGTCGACGGGTGAGCTGTGGGGGGTCCAGGGCGCCATCCCCAACCAGGCCCCCACGGCCGCCTTCACCAGCACCTGCACCGGCATGAGCTGCGCCGTCGACGCCTCGGACTCCACCGACGGCGACGGGGAGATCGCCAGCGTCCAGTGGGACTTCGGCGACGGCGGCACGGCCACGGGGACCACCGCCGACCACCGCTACGCCGACGCCGGCACCTACACGATCACCGTCACCGTCACCGACGACGACGGCGCCGTGGGCAGCGCCACCCGCTCGGTCACCGTCACCGGCCCCCAGGTCGTCGGGACCTCCTCCAGCACCGGCAACCAGACGAAGACCGTCCACACGGTCACCGTCCCCGCCGGGGTCCAGCCCGGTGACCAGCTGGTCCTGTTCAACGCCTCCAACGCCACCGGCACCATGACGGCCAACGCCTCCGCCGGGTGGACCCGGGTCATCGACGCCAGCACCTCCGGCAGCCGCCACGGCGCCTTCGTCCGCACCGCCGTCGCCGGCGACGCCGGCTCGACCGTCTCGGTCACCTTCAGCGGCTACGCCAAGGCCGACCTCACCGTGGTCGCCTACCGGGGGGTCACCCTCGGCGCCACCGCCGGCCAGGCCGGCTACACGACGCCGGTCGTGGCGGCGACCCCCGGCGCCTGGGCCGTGTCCTACTGGGCCGACAAGTCGGCGACGACCACGGCCATCACCCCGCCCGCCGCGGTCACCATCCGCTTCGAGCGGACGGCCACCGGCGCCGGCCACCTCACCGAGACGCTCGGCGACGTCGTCGCCACCGGCACCACCGTCGGCGGCCTCACCGGCACGCCCGCCGGTGGCGCCCCCGTCGCCAACGCCGCGGCCATGACGCTGGTGCTCGTCCCCAGCTGATCGGTCCACGCTCCGGGGGGAGCACGAACCGGTGATCGGGTCTCCCGCTTGGGAGGGGGATCTGGTCACCGGTTCGTCGCGTCCGGGGCTCGGTACCCTCGGGCCGGTGACCGACGCCTCCACCACCGCCGTGCCCGAGGGCACCCCGCCCCTCAGCCCCTTCGGCGAGACGCTGGGCGAGTCCATCGTCTCGGTCGGCCCCGACGAGGTGGTCCTCCGCCTGCCGATCGAGCCCCACCTGCACCAGCCCTACGGCATCGTCCACGGCGGGGTGTGGTGCTCGATGGTCGAGACGGCGGCGAGCATGGGTGCGGCCGCCTGGCTCCGCACCCGGGGCGACGGCAACGTGGTGGGCGTCTCCAACCACACCGACTTCCTGCGGGCGGTGCGCGACGGCGAGGTCACGGCGACGGCGACACCGATCCACCGGGGCCGGCTCCAGCAGCTGTGGCTGGTCGAGATCCGCGACGAGACCGACCGGCTCTGCGCCCGGGGCCAGGTCCGGCTCCAGAACCTCGAGTCGGCCGAG encodes the following:
- a CDS encoding LLM class F420-dependent oxidoreductase, translating into MTRLGYQIPNFTYPDTAPGDLFDVVARQAREADTSGFDTVLVMDHFYQLPMLGPPELEMLEAYSVLSALAQHTSTVRLSALVTGNTYRAPALLAKTVTTLDVVSGGRAQLGIGAGWFELEHDALGFEFLTFTERFEKLEESLQIITGMLKGEKPSLDGKWYKVSEAINSPAPLGKIPIMIGGGGEKKTLRLVAQYADESNLICGPDEIPRKLEALAGHCETLGRDRSEITVSYQGMACIAETHDQAVADLDSFLGSRGLDVTSMSDEERENVRGMVPHGSPDEIGEHFSDLMNRGIDGFTVAAPANGFIEGRVELLGQTLSKVVA
- the rsgA gene encoding ribosome small subunit-dependent GTPase A; amino-acid sequence: MADDILPALGWSDRWAALAATAAEDLRAPSTPGRVIRHDGALVTVATADELVAVPVLASIDPAPVVGDWVLVADGAVRATLERLSLLRRRDTTRDTEQAIVANVDIVFIVCGLDRPIRPGRVQRATALAVDAGAQPIIVLTKADAVDDPQAVVTLLEETNPGVDVLLTSSRSGAGIDEVRRRTAGHTVVLIGESGAGKSRLTNALREEEVALVGEVREGDSKGRHTTSHREIHTLAGGGILVDTPGIRSVGLWTDTESVDATFDDVEALAADCRFSDCAHQGEPGCAVRAAIERGELDPARLAGWRGLVEEADQAARRQEAKAWRQGEGRAPRNQTRRGRARVPDDPEDE
- a CDS encoding triacylglycerol lipase yields the protein MPSAVADPAPAPAAPADPETAVDEIAGAARLVGALVDTLVGPIQDTHEGIVHRVVAGLGPVGTPVRVVHDAATGAAYGAVRGGARLAGGAAGAVVAAAGGGRDRRPISAHPRGAQALAFGSGLLGDWMDGRTDDLVVRLTVCHHGEPLPTEPAALVGALDAPTDRIVVFVHGLAETPASWGWWPTDDEGQAVPTYGERLAEVGWTPLEVGYNTGLPVTTSAEELAELIEGLVAAWPGPVAEVALVGHSMGGLVAGAACHRGLATGAGWVDHVSHVVTLGTPHAGSWLARLAHRGASTFGRLPETRGLASFLDLRSAGIRDLTRGRRPAALGEGGGDDADEEADVEAEIVTLAALMPRARHAFVASSLGAGRRHPVAWLVGDGLVHPRSATAPARAARDAPNVVVRHHSRVGHLRLVHHPAVADDLVTWMGPRR
- a CDS encoding PKD domain-containing protein, which translates into the protein MTTNRRTRRTRAAAATATVVVATMLGALVVATGPAGGVAPVAAAHSTQVNALPNEATPHALDGSVRTVAVVGDTVFMGGDFTQAANPDRTPVARSWILAFDKATGVVRSGWAPQLDGTVHSIVPAEDGQSVYVAGAFKTVNGARQPKVARLRVSDGGLMDFKPAVDATVYTLALVGNRLWMGGVFKNIQGRSLRVAAVDAQTAVIDDRMSIPFTGTHHGIGDGKIWRIEPSPDGRHVLVGGSFSAVGGQPRGQIAKIDIAADGTPTLSPWSTTRYAPTCASSIADSLRDISYSPDGSYFVIGTSGGLPSNDNSTLCDTTARWEDTDTPNSQPTWVNPTGGDSVYSVEVSGAAVYVGGHFRWSNNVNGRDRLMPGGVGREGIAALDPANGVPLSWNPGRDRGQAVWQMLSTPDGLYVASDTDRIARYLYRGRIAFFPVAGGAPVPQPANMVLPGAFHQYVPSGPARVISRSYDGTTVGNPETVATPPSDFSNLTGAFRVDGTLYTAHSDGTLRARSYDGTTFGPPTTINLYGLSAFASELSNVRGITYSAGRLYYGLSGSTSLFSRGFSVESRIVAGARTTVATSSSTTLHYGNVGSMVVIGDQLYYSDTRNTTLRRGTFSPTTGIDPATITTVSPSGPGGIAWSTGELWGVQGAIPNQAPTAAFTSTCTGMSCAVDASDSTDGDGEIASVQWDFGDGGTATGTTADHRYADAGTYTITVTVTDDDGAVGSATRSVTVTGPQVVGTSSSTGNQTKTVHTVTVPAGVQPGDQLVLFNASNATGTMTANASAGWTRVIDASTSGSRHGAFVRTAVAGDAGSTVSVTFSGYAKADLTVVAYRGVTLGATAGQAGYTTPVVAATPGAWAVSYWADKSATTTAITPPAAVTIRFERTATGAGHLTETLGDVVATGTTVGGLTGTPAGGAPVANAAAMTLVLVPS
- a CDS encoding PaaI family thioesterase, with the translated sequence MTDASTTAVPEGTPPLSPFGETLGESIVSVGPDEVVLRLPIEPHLHQPYGIVHGGVWCSMVETAASMGAAAWLRTRGDGNVVGVSNHTDFLRAVRDGEVTATATPIHRGRLQQLWLVEIRDETDRLCARGQVRLQNLESAEGLARS